One Emys orbicularis isolate rEmyOrb1 chromosome 20, rEmyOrb1.hap1, whole genome shotgun sequence genomic window, GTTCCTCGCAGCCCTGTGGGATGGAGAGGTTAAGGCCTCCCAAGCACAGTGGGGCAAGGGCCCCTCCCTACACACCCAACGGGGTGGGACCTCTGGCCCTTCCCTTACCGGGGCGTTCTCGGaatccagctcctcctccttggTGAAAAGGCTGAAGCAGTCGAGGAGAGAGACCTTCCCACCGGCAAAGCCTTTCTGCaagggagagcaggggaggggcacacggggtcagagcaggggcgggggctcagccCTGACAGGGAGGGGCGtgcggagtcagggcagggggggctcagCCCTCGAGGGGAGGGACAGACCAGAGAGGGGGCTCAGCCCTGACAGGGAGGGGTGTGCGGAGTCAAGGCAGGGGGGGCTCAGCCCTCGAGGGGAGGGACAGACCAGAGAGGGGGCTCAGCCCTGACAAGGAGGGGTGTGCGGAGTCAAGGCAGGGGGGCAGGCTCAGCCCTGACAGGGGAGGGAGCAGACAGACCAGAGAGGGGGCTCAGCCCCCGCAGGGCACTGTCTGCGCGAGGCTGGCTCAGCTCGTCACTCTGATGGGCAAAGAGGGGGcagccctgtgctgctccaggagcaaggaggggcagcaggtgtGCCAGGGCGCAgggaggctgcagcaggggagtGGGCACATGCACAACCCTCGCTGGGCTGGGAGGAAGCATGCCCCCCGCACAGTCCCCAGGCCAGGGTCGTGCTATGGCATCCagccatgggcggcaggtatcatAGGTCagtggaggctgtgcctccccaattAGCCTggcgtggccccgcccatgctctgcccccaggtCCCTTCCTGCAGTTCCTTCCCGCTCTCCCGTAGCCCAGGCTGACTGTGGCTGGGGCAGGCCGCTGGGACTTGGGGCGGCTGGCGCTGGGGCTGGGACCGCGCTACTCggcactccggggctggggccggggccgagcCACCTGACGCTCAAGGGGCTGGGACTGCGCCGCCCAGGGGGCTGGGGTCCGCCCAGAGCTCTGGGTCTGGGGGCActtgggcagcccagggctgggaggccAGggtgagggtgctctgggctcctgcaggtggagcagggaaaggggagggtgaggagcagggccttgggcagaagggaaggagccgggagctagcctcccccaacagcTGGTTTACCAGACGCTCATGCATCCAGCTGCCGACGAGAGGATGAACCAGAACAGAGGGGGCAGCGGGTCTCTCCCAGTGCACCCCAGCCAGGATgggctggcccagcccccacagcccctacctttgggatggggagagagaggtcaCAGAAGACTTCGAAGGTGGTGGAGCGGTAGCCACAGGCCTGACACTTGAGGCAGCTTTTCAACTGGCCGACAAAGAGATCTGGGAGGGAGACGGGACGGGGTGAGCACGTGTCTCCCCCACCCCGCGTCCCCTGCTCAGTGCCCGCTGCCAGCCCAGCTTGGCCTGGGACCGAGCATGCCCATGACAGGAGCCAAGGGGACACGCGGCTCCTCCCCTCGCTCCAAGGTAGATGTGAGCGCCGGTGCCCAGAGGGTAGCCCCAGCACCGCCGTACCCAGGGGCCCAGACCCAGCCGATGCCAGAtgagctgctgggtggcagtGGCCGGAGCACTGTCCagtgccccagccaggctccGTCACCAGTGGCTGCTCCACGCCAGACTGTGCTAGAGATGGGAGAGGGGACGTGtgtgcctctcccctccccccaggggcttgGATCCTGCCCATGCCACCTGGGAAAGGGGCAACACTCCAGAGTTTGCACCCATCTGGGGCACGTCTACTGGCTTGGTTAGACCCAGCCTTCCCCTGCCCATCACCCTGCTCCAGGGAGGGGCAGGATGCTGTGCACTTAGAGCCCTGGCataaggggctggagggagacacaGTCCTGGCAGAGTCTGCCTGTCCCAGTCAGGGCTCTTCTCTGGCTCAGCCCCCAGCAGTGGGCCCAAGGAAGGGGGTGGGCATGGAGCCATACCTCCATCAGAGCCCCAAGCAGCGGGCCCAGAGGGGGCGTGGGGCATGGAGCCATACCTCCATCAGAGCCCCCAGCCGCAGGCGCAGAGGGACTGGGTGGAAGGGATagaggggtgggagtggagcCTACACTTCCATCAGAGCCCCCAGCCGCAGGCCCAGAgggattgggtggggggagggcatgggCAGCGGGGAAAAAAGCAGAAGCTCTGAGAAGTGGGAGGGCCACCCGCACTCCACCCCGAGGCCTCGCTGGGCCTCTTCCCCTGTGGCCTCCCCGGCActgtgcctcttcccccccccccccgccccaccttgcCCTCGCTTCGCatctttccccagccccctctcccacctctccaggggagggagcagACAGGCGCAAAgggcaggcagagggggaggagaggagcaagcagtAGGGGATGGGCGGGTCTGGGGGGAAGCGTccgagtgggggagggaagaggcagagtgggagtTGGGCCTCCGGGTGGAGCGCAgacggggcctggggcggagcagaAGCCGGGGCCACAGACCCAGCAGCAgtacccctcccccacttctagGGAACTTTGGACACTcgctcccagcctccccaaagGCAAGAGTCAGGTGCTgcctatgggggaggggaggccataTGCCCatcagagcccccagccctggggccagacAGGGCAGTTGTGCTCACCCACTATCTTGCTGTCCTCTCTCTCCAGGTAGCGCTTCCACATCTGGTTGGCTCGTTCGTCATCACTAGGAGGGAGACAATAGTGGGGGGCTGCTGAGGGAGGAACCCCAAGGGCAGCTCCCTCCAcacaccagcctgggctctccgCAGCCCCTTTGCAAGGCAGCCAGGGGCGGGGTTGTGCCTTGGGGGCTCCTATCCTGCTGGCGGGGCTGAGACTCCCCAAAGTCctccccgccccaggccccgAGCAGGCAGCCCCCAGGCTGAGAGCAGACCATGTGCTATTGTCAATctcctccccacctgcccccttGCCCCCGCcgcaggctccctgccccctgggtgACAATGCAGCTGCTGGGAGGGGAGCCTGGGAACCCTATGCCCCAAATCCACTGAGAGCTGCCTGCTGGCCCTGGGGCTCTCGCCGCTCCTGTCCCCGGGGCCTAAGCCAAGGCCAGACTAACCAGACCCAGTCAGGACACTGGCCTGGTTCCCGCCCCCttgagcccccagccccagccgggcAGCGACGGAGTCCTTGCCAGGGGCAGTCCTGCTGCTTTCAGACCCTCAGTGCAGGGCTACAAGGACCAGCTCACAACACGAGCCACATTTCGCTGCGTCCCTGGGAGTTGCAGCCCCCGACCAGCTTGGCCTGCTCACCTCAGGGGGTCCGAGTCCTCTAGCACCGAGGGCCATTTGGTATCAGAGAGGATGCTGGGAGTTTTGCGCCCCTTCCTGTTGATCTCCACGTGCAGCCGGTCCATGAAAAACTTCAGGAACTCCTGGGCATCCTGCTGGCTAGAGACAGGAACGGCcagtcagccccaccccacccttcaaGAGCTTCCACACACTGCATCCCCTACCCCAGACCCACATCCTCCACACActgggtcccctcccccagcctcagccctgtccccagccccctccataCACttggtcccctcccccagccctgccccccaggaccctctacACAATGGGTCCCTCCCCTGGCTTCAGTTCTACCACGCAGGACTGTCCACATTCAgggtcccctcccctggccccacagCTCTCCACACTCAAGATTCATCAGCGGTGGGGCTTTCCCTGCAGCTCTGGCAGCCAGGCTCTGAGCCCAGCACTGCTGCTGTTGGCCCCCCCCTCACTCAGCACATCACCCTGCCAGGGCAGAGGAGCAGAGCTCTGGCAGACCGCTGCGGGAAGGGACTGTCAGGCAGGACCCAGAGGAGGTCCTGGCTGCTCTGCACAGACCTGACATCGCAGGGATCCCAAGCCCTGGCCAGACCGGTTCCTCCCAGGTGCACACTATGCTGGCTGCTAAACTctgcccagaggtggctgcattcccaTGGTGCTCTAGGACGGCACCTCCCCAtggctgtgggagaaggggtccaGGGCACACATGGAGCCTTCTCACCTGTAACCAGTGAAGGACGGGACGTATTTCTGAAAGACGGCTTTGAAGCGCCCGGGGTTCACAGCTTCGGTGGAGTCTGGGTGCCACAGGGAATTGATGACATCTGCAAATGCTGAGGGGAGACAAGCCACCAGCCACGTTACCCCACCTGCACCGCCCCACAGCCAGCTCACTCACCCCAGCTGGCATGGCagccatggggcgggggagcGGGATTCCCTGCCTCTGGGGAGGGGCCAATCTCCAACTGGACCGTGCTGGagcagccctgggggcagggggagagggggaagcaggAAATATCCCCAGACCCACAGGGTATTGCTGCTCCCAAACCCCTGCATGTGGCACAGactgggggacagggaggggtgaaGGAACAGCTAGATGGGGTCAAAGGGAGCGTAGGACAGTGAGCGGAGCCCAGGAGGAGTCAGGATGCCTGGAtcctattcctgactctgccaccaaGATCTCTCCCCCATGCTTCGTGACGGCCCTCCAGCCTTGCCCTTGCCCTGCGGTGCCCAGAGCGATACGGACACACTCAGCACTCAGGGCCCATCCTCCATACGCCTGTGCCCACCCCGCTCCCATGCTGGGCACAGTATCACTACTGCCACAGCAGGGAATTCGGCCCTGCTGCTTATGTAACCAACTTTCCAGCTGGCCTCACTTCAGCAGGGTGCTTACATAACCCTGGTCACTGGCGCGGGGATTAGCTCCCACGGCAGCCAGACCCAGGCCCCAGGGAGCTCCTGGGCAGCGAGCCAGCTGTGTgagcgcagggctggggagcagcagggaggcgTCCGGCCGGCTCACCTACCTTCcgtgagctcctgctgggcccGCGAGGCGCCGGGCTGCTCCTGGAGGAACTCCTTGCGCAGGCAGTAGTCACGCAGAGGCTTGGTGCTGCTCAGGCACTGGAGCACAGCGTTCATGAAGCACTGCAGGGGCACAGGTAGGCAGTCACAATGGGCCCCACGCCCCAGGCACTGGCTCCCCCAGCTGTCTGCATGCAGCACCTGGCCAGCTGGGATTGGCCAGCCCAGGAGGGGCTGTAGTTCCTACTGGACAGGCGCCATGGAGAGCGGCGAGCCCACAGAGTGCAGGCACGTGGGCACTGGGACCCACCGTTACCCCTCTCAGCCAGCTCACCCTGCCAAGCTCTGCTCCAAGCATCCCCCTCCAAACCCGGCCATCCTGACAGCCACAAGAGGGTGCTCTTGAAGCCACAGATCTCTTGCCACTGTGCAGAGACCGGGCTGGCTGGCAGCAGATGTAGCAGGGGCACCAATGGGCTCCCAAAGGAGGGGGCCACCCGCAGTGAAGCGGATCAATGCTGGTGATGGGGAGGAGGGTCCCTAGAGATCAAACCCCCCAACACCACCAGGAAGACAGTCACTGGCCATGTGCAGCTGCTCAACCACCTCCCCAGCTAGACTCAAGCTGCTGCTACTCATTGCTGCACCAGGGTCTCTTGGAGCCTCTCACACAACACAGGCAGAACTCGGCTCAGCCAAACCCCTGCCACCTGGGCTACAGGAGAATCTCCATCAGCAGCACAGGGCCTCTGAGACACAGCAGTGACACGGTGCTAGACACAGCAGGGTTTGGGCAGAGGGCCAGAAAGCCCCCAGAGCAGCCTGGGATGGTTTAGTGCCCTCCAGcgccggggctgcagggaacaGCGCAGAGGCAACAAGCCCAGGGGGTGCAAGGGGAACCACAGCTGGGTGGGAAAGGTGGCTGCAGGTGAGTCAGCTCCACTCACAGCACAACTGCTGGCTCCTCCATGCAACACAGGCACAGCCCTTTGATTGGACTCAACGGGGTCTTTGTATCGGCATGTGCAGGCTCTGGCCCACCACACTGCTGGCAGTAACAGGCACAGCCCCTGATCACCGCCCCCATCCGCCTGTCCCAGCCCAAGGGCTCCGGGAGCCCATCTGCACTGCTGGGGAAAGGCTGCTGCACTCCCAATCCCACCAGGATtaaagcaggcaggcaggcgcTGGCTCAGATGGCGgcagtgggagaacagtggcCGGTGAGCAGTATTCCAAGGGTGCTCATCGCATCAGGGAAGGGACAGACCTGGGAACACCGAGGAAAGGACGACTGGGGGAGGTTACATAGACCATGATGACATTAGACTCATGTGAGAAACTACAGCACTCAGCGACCTCAGATCTCCTTGGTGGGGCACCCCCAAGGGAAGGGGCACCCCCACATAGCACATCGGGGAATCATGGCCCCAGTCATGTAGAAACCAGGCAGCCCAGGTCTCCATTCTCTGCACTTTGCGTCACTGACTCGAGTACAAAGCGGGTGTGAAACACCATGGTGCAGTGCTCATCTTGCCCTGGTGTGAACAATGGTGAGGGCTGCACAGGGAGAAACAGGCCTGAACTGGGCACAGCAGAGGGGGGTGCAATGCGGGGAGGACGTGCTACCTCGAGTCTTCCCAATTCCAGCCCCTCTGCATGTCAAACACTTTCCCAGGCACCAACTGATATTTTTGACACCATCAAACACAGGCTAATGGCTTTTCAAAAAGCCTTCTACAGGGGACATCCTGCCCCCcagcgtctgtgtgtgtgtggggtggtgtcccgctgcccagggttcCCCAGCACTGAACGCCGGGTGCTTACCGTGTTGCCAAGATTGCGGAGTCCAATGTGCCCAGAGCCCAGGAGGAGGGTGTGGTGTGTCTGAGAAGATGAGAGAGAGATGGGATGAACACCTGGGAAAGGGACTGCAAAGCATGAGCAGGAAGAGTCCGTGCCGTAATACTGTAAATAGGTTGATCTCTACCTCATGTCTCCCCAGGAGGATGGCCACACATGGCCAGCCCATCCATAGATACAGCCAGGCCAACCcattccctccacacacacatgcacacagccagCTCATGGCCCCCAGAGGCTGGAGGTGTCCCACTGCCTACAGCCAGCAGAAGGAAGAGCATGGTGCATTACCTCACTGGTCATCAGCAGCAGCCCCATCACCGCCGTGTGCACCACCGACTCTGAGATATCCGCCCCCTTGCCCTGCAGCTCTCGTTTGGTGGCCAACGTGCGGTGCAGCTTTCGAGGCAGCTCCACCAGGGTGGCTCCCTGCAGGCCTGGCATGGCTCCTGCCGCACGGAGGAGCGGGCAGCCGGAGCGCTGAGCTTGCCTTGCGGCACCAACTGAAGGGACCACAGGGCCCTCCCTCTGCCTCTATAAACCATCAGCTCATTAGCTGATCCGATTTCCCCTGGCTATTCCGGGCCCTGCTCGAGGCTCATCTCTGTGGGATTAATTAGCAAGGAGAGCTACTTTGGGGACAATGGGTGTTTGAAGAACCATGGAACAGAGAAGGAAAATACAACCAAACACTCACCGACCATGCAGCAGGCACAGCACACTCCTAGAAgggatgggggtaggggagaAACCAGCTATCCCGGGCTGACCTGTCTCAGGGCTGCCATAGTGCACTGGATTGCTAGGTGGGCACATGCCAAGCTTCTGCACAGCCAGCTAGCCCTGCCCGGGGCGACAGGCCATGCCTAGTGGTCAGCCCCATGCCTGTGCTCAGACAGATTACATAAGAGATTTCCTAGAAGGAACTGATTACACTTCCAGCCAGTGCTTGGTGGACACACCTGGGAGGTTCTTTTGCTAGGGAAGATGaggagctgcaggcaggggctgaggggaaggtcTGGGTCAGGCTATGGGGGAATCCCAAAGCTGGTAGCTCAAGATTTGAGTGAGTATTTGGACAGTTTCGGCCACTTTGATCACCTGGGGCAGAGCCTTGGACATCAGATCTGTTGTAGGGGATACTCCTGCAGTATCAATCTCCAGAGAGATTGAGGGGCCATTGCTGACCTCTGTGGTTTTGCACATCACTCACCGCCCCCCCATCACACATCCCAGAGTCTCCTGGATGAGCAATCCAACAATTGTCGGGGCATCTGTTAACTTCACACGCAATCCCACTAGCTAGATGTCTTCACTGAAACCACGAGCTggttctctgcccctcccaccccgagGGCCCCCCAGCCGATGGAGCGCTGGATGCAGTTCCTGGAGCAGCCAAAGTCGCTGCTGCGAGGCAAGTCAGGGCCCATAGGGATATCATCCACGCTGGGACTGCTTGCTTGCTGGCATGCCATGCGCCTGCTCAGCAGAGCCAGAGACCCCCCCAGACTTCCTGCAGGCCCGGCGACTAAATGCTGATGCAGCCCAGTCCCCACAGGCTTGCACGTGTATGAGGGCAGATAGGAGGATGCTGAAAGCATGGTGTGGTGGAAGGATGCTCCTGGGAGAAGCACAGCCAGACAAGGGACTCGAAAAATCACTCCACCTCGAAGTCCCAGCTGCCAACGTTGCTGAGGCATATCACCCTCCCGCCAACCCAGCACACCCGGCTATTCTGCCTCCTGGCAGCGTCGTTCTGACAGCAGCAACTCTGTCGCTAGCTCTATGGGAGGCAGAGTGCTCAACTGGACAGGCAGACCGGGAGAGTCCATGGTGGCGCTGGCTTTCCACTTGCCTGCTCAGCAGGTTGAAGCCGGAATCACAGCGACCACAAGTTCATTTTCCCAGGATCCCACCCACAAGGTGCTGGGTTCTCATGGAACGAGGAGGCTGGGGGCAGCTTGGGGCAAAACCACAGAGCACCAGGGCTCAAGGGGGAGCCTTTGGCCTAGACTCCACCATGGAAAGTAAGGGCTGGGGCAAGATGGGagaaagcccccctcccccttgagGAAGCCCCAGATTGGAGCCCCCAGACATCAGGCCAGGTACTGCCACTCTCTAGCAGTCTGCAGTAACGAGGCTCATCCACCCCAGCAGGCCTGGGAGCAGAGCACAGGGAGGATGGCAACGCGGAGTGCTACCCGCCCCGCTCAGTAGATGTCAAACAGCAATTACAGCAGACACCTTCTTGTTGGGCCTGCTCGGAGCTGGAGGCGGTACCTTGCCCTGGGGtgggctcccagccactgggacATCCTGGGGGTGCACGTACTCGGAGACCTGAGGATCGGGGGTGAGAGTCCTGGTGCAGCCCTCAGTGCGGACAGAGAGCAGTGTGCCTGCGGGCTTCCCATCCAGCCCAGGAGACACATTGACCCTCCTGAGCGAGGAGCTCCGCTGGAGAGCCAAGGGCcccaggcccagcttctggctgCAGGACGGGCTGCGGTCCCGGAGCACCAGGCGGCTGAGCACCatgctcagctcctcccctcgcccccccgCTTGGCTCAGGTCCCCAATGCTGATAGACTTGGAGCGGGCGAGGTTGTTTCTCCTACGCTCAGAGTCTCGTTCCACCAGCAACACTCCTGATGGCAGGGAGAAGGAGGCGCTGCCTGACATGGTGCCAGGCTGTGGGGAGTTGGGCACCTTGACCGCATGGTCAGCCTTCACTGGCCCTCGCCTGGGCACCGAGCCCCGCAGCTGGTCGCTGCGCTTCGAAGCACGGCCCCTTTCAAGCTCCTGCTTCTTCCCCCGATcgtccagcgggctgggccggggaggCAGCGGGCGAAGCTTGGGAGCCATGGAGAGCCCATTGGCCAGTGCAGGGGAGACTGAGGTGTGACGTTCCTGGTTCACGGCCCGGTGTCCGTTCAGGAGCTTGGTGGTGGCCTTGGGCTGCGATGTGATGACCTGCTCTCTAGCCCGGCTGACCCGGTGTTCAGAGGCCTGGGGCATCGTAGAGACAATGAAGAGGAGAATCCTGGGGAGACAGGAGAAAGACGAGTCAGCGCGACGGATCAAAGCCAGTGTCACTCAAATGGAGCCCAGCTACCAGGAGGCAGGACTCCAGGCTGCCAATCCCAGCTCCAGgagggcagtgtggtctagtgggttcAGCAAGGGAATGGGAGACCAGGCTCCTGGATTCCAGCGCCGATTCCCTGTGTAACTTGGGTGGATTCTCTGGAATTCGAAGCTGGCTAGCTGCATTATGGAAAGCAgaaaccttcctctgcagcatcaggTACTGGCCACGGCTGAGGCACAGATGCTGGGCTGCAGAGACCGGGGCTCCGAGGCAGCACAACCAGACATACCTCTCACAATCTGCGAGCGTCTCTTCCCCACCAGTGCCAAGCTCACACCCCTCCACGGTGGCTGTCCAGGTGGAGATTCCCATTGGCTGAGGCCCTAGAACACAAGACAGGATGATCCACGCACAGGCTCCTATGGCAGTTTCATCCAGGACTTCTGGCCGCCAGAATCTCTGGGAAACCCTCTGAAAGGCAACAGAGCCAGAGCGGCTCAAACTGGTCCATGTCCCaagggaaagggaggaagggTCTGCAGTGAGACAGGCCCCATGGGACTCCACCCACCAGAGTAGGATACTGCACATCTGGGTGGGAAATGATGCGGTATCCTCAGGAGGGCAACAGGTGGTGCTGCTAGTGAAGAGAGAAAGCTGGGCACAGGCTCTccctatcccacaatgcaccagcaCCAtcacacagcagagccaggagtgaCTGCGCCTAGCTAGAGGCGGCATCACGCCATCTACCCCCCTTTCCGCTCTGCTTCGAGGACAGTCTCCTGAGACGGCCTTTTACTCCCCTTTCAGCAGGTTTTCAAGGGAGAGAGTTAATGGGCTCTGGTGCCTTCCAGCCAAGACCACCAAGCGCCAGGCAGgtgtaactaagggtatgtcgaCGCTGCAGTGAAAACCCCCGGccggcctgtgccagctgactcaggctaaggtgcggtttaattgcagtgtagatgttcaggctcgggctggagccctggctctaggaccctgcgaggtgagAGGGAcccagagctgaggctgcagcccaagcccaaacatctacaccgcagTTAACAAGCtcttagcccgagccctgtgagctcaagtcagctggcacgggccagccatgcgTGTCTAATCACAGTACTGACATACCCTCTGAGGCCTTGCCGCTAACTGCAGCTAGGTGGTCTGTGCAGAAGGAGCCACTGATCTTGCTGCAATTACTGAGCAGGAGCCTGCACCACATGGGGATCAATGGGTGCCTTGTGTCAGTCTgacagagaggccaagggctgaACGGGCCCTGGTGACCAGACTCCTCTCCCGCAGGGGTCTCTCCATGGCATGGCTAAGGCCCGTCAGCGGTCCCAGTTTGCTCTCCATTCGGACTTTTCCCCATACGGTGCTACTGTCAAACCCCCTCACCTCTCACTCAACTGAGCTGAGGGATTTGGGCGAGTGAGGCTCTCATTGTTCGCTGAACTACAGAGGTGATTAGGGTGAGTCACTGAGCCTCTAGTCAGGATGTGGGTTGCCAGTTACTCCCACCAACCGCCTCTGGCAGGGGCTGGGCTTTGCCAGTGCAGAGCTCATAACCAGAAGCAGTGCTCATATCTGGCAAAGAAACTGACTGATTCCCCACCCCCGCGCTCTAGAACAGGAGCACTGGCCATTCCTGCCTTCTGGCATCCGGCACAGAACAGTGGAGAGGGCACAGACCCCACACAATGAAGCCAGCCAATATTTGGCATATAGGATCAAAGAGAGCTAGAAGCCTTAATTAGGGTCCATCGGCACAATTCTGTACACTGTCGGTAACTGGCTAATGTGTATGCACAATGCTGCCATCTTCTGCATGGAATCAGACTtactcagctgtgtgtcataggcccgaTATTCACAAAAGCTAATGGGGATTCCCTTTTAACTCAAATAACAGAGGTCtatgcttttggagcaggaggatcaGTGTTTTTTCTATCCCTGATGTCATCATGAAGTTCCTACCGGTCCAGCATAATGGCAATTGGGAAGCCACAAACGTGTCACAATAGCAAATCTCCGCAATACATATTGAGACAAGAGGAGCACGATTCGTTTGCGATTTGCTTCAGAAAAACCAGCACAGGCCCCTGCTACTGCTCAATGGCCTCAAGACAGAGTATGTGGCATTTCAGAAAGGGAAAGCACAGGGGAATGCCATGAACTGGGACACCAGGCCAGGGCTTCAGAGCAGCTGGCCAGTCAAAGCCAAGTCATATGACACTTCCCCTTGCAAGTAGGATGGCGCAGTGCGCAGACTCTGCCCATCTGAGCATGGCATTGGTCAAGTTGCCAGGAGCCCAAGGGCTGCCCAAAATTTGTATAAAATGGAGAAAGCTGCATCCGCCTTCCATCTTATACATAGAGGTGCTGCCCACAGCgactacagatcccagcatgcagtgctcccTCTCAAGCTAAGCAGCCGTGCTGCATGGCTGGCTGGGACCAGTAGTCTCTTCAGGCCGCACTTCCACGGACAGCGCCAGACAGCAAAGACTTTTCATTTCCCAGACAGCAAGGACTTTTCATCTCCTGAGGCAATCTCTGTATGGCTCACTcaaataaagaacatttattttcaaaacttTCTGTGATGTTCCCCCACCAGCCACGCTCACCTCCGTCATTCCTCATCCTACCCAGTTCACACACCCCttgctgccagccagccagcctgccccttgcCTGAAGGGAGAGAACTCAAGTACAAGTGGCAGGGCAGTGTCCTTGTGCAGAGCCCAGTTACTGATCATTCCAGCcttccctcaccctgccccccaaaccacATCTACTCTATGTGACCTCCAGCTCCCTAGAGACCCcctacagccccagccccctatACACCATTCCATAACCCTATGCAGAGGCATCTATCCATCATCCCACAACCCCTAGAGAGAGAGCAATCACCCCTATATACAgcccccatatatatatatattacacccCCATATGGAGGCCCCAAACCTCAATCCCCTATATACAGCCccctatatatacacattatcCCCTATATGCAGGCCCCAACCCCCTATAGAGTAACCCCCTGTATACAGCCTCCCATACATACATTATCCCCTATA contains:
- the USP21 gene encoding ubiquitin carboxyl-terminal hydrolase 21 — translated: MRHESTEVTCSRAAGTETKMAASGAGVVAMASCRRILLFIVSTMPQASEHRVSRAREQVITSQPKATTKLLNGHRAVNQERHTSVSPALANGLSMAPKLRPLPPRPSPLDDRGKKQELERGRASKRSDQLRGSVPRRGPVKADHAVKVPNSPQPGTMSGSASFSLPSGVLLVERDSERRRNNLARSKSISIGDLSQAGGRGEELSMVLSRLVLRDRSPSCSQKLGLGPLALQRSSSLRRVNVSPGLDGKPAGTLLSVRTEGCTRTLTPDPQVSEYVHPQDVPVAGSPPQGKVPPPAPSRPNKKVSATHHTLLLGSGHIGLRNLGNTCFMNAVLQCLSSTKPLRDYCLRKEFLQEQPGASRAQQELTEAFADVINSLWHPDSTEAVNPGRFKAVFQKYVPSFTGYSQQDAQEFLKFFMDRLHVEINRKGRKTPSILSDTKWPSVLEDSDPLSDDERANQMWKRYLEREDSKIVDLFVGQLKSCLKCQACGYRSTTFEVFCDLSLPIPKKGFAGGKVSLLDCFSLFTKEEELDSENAPVCDKCRQRTRSTKKLTIQRFPRILVLHLNRFSTTRYSIKKCSVFVDFPLQRLNLKEFASEKAGSPVYNLYALCNHSGSVHYGHYTAFCRDQSGWRVYNDSRVSPLSENQVQSSEGYVLFYELDDYHGKKQ